The stretch of DNA TCTTGGCGTCTTCGATGGCCAGAGCGATTTCTTTGCGGTGCGTGTAGCTCAGTTTATCCCACCCGGCCTTCGCCTCACGGTTGGCTTTCAAGACGCGCGCCAAATCCGCCGGCGGTTCGATGGTGCGCGGCTCGTCGTCGCGCTCCATGACGACGCTGACCACATCGCCGGCGTTGACCCCTGCGCCGGCGCGCATCTGCTTGTTGACCACCATGAATGTCTCACCACCCATCGTAAAGATCGAGCTGCGATAGGCATAGCCATTGATCGTGCCGCGCACCGGCACGCGCCCGCGCGCGCCGAAGACTTTCTGCACGTCAAAAGGAATCGTGATGGCGGTCGCCGTGGTGTTATCGTCCTGAATCAATTCGGCGCGAAATCGTTTAGCCATAGCCTTCCCCCTTCAATTGAGCTTGAGATGGCGAAGATTTTACACGTTGGCGCTAACTTGCACCACCACCGCACGGCCTCTGGGGCGCGCGCCGGCGCGGTTCAAGTTTAATTCAAGGATTGGCCAATAGTCCTTCTTTATCCTGGCCTTGAGAGCGGGGGAAATAAGGTCCATAAGGGCTGGGCTCTCAATTTGTAAGGGGGGACAAAAGATTATGTTAGCAACGCTTCGACATACGATTTTCGCCATTTGCTTAATTTGCACACTCACCATCATGGCTTCGGCTGCACGGCTCAGCCCGGCGCTGGCCGCCCGACTTCAGAACACGCCGGATACGGCGAGCGTCGGCGTGGTCATCGTCGCATTCAACACCAATAGCGGCCTCGGCGCCGCGCACTTGAACGCTTTGCGCGCCGTCGGCATCACCAAAGGAATTACTTACCAGCACCTCGGCATGGCGGCGGTGCTGGCAACCGCCGGACAGGTCAAGGCGCTCGCGGCCAACAGCGCCGTCCGTTCGATCTGGGCCAACACCCGGCTCCATTATCTCGACAACGAAACCAGCATGCTCACAGGTGTCAACAAAATCCGCACGGACACCACCTTCACGCGCATCAACGGCGGCCTGCCCATCGCCGGCCAGGGCAACTTCTCTGTGGTGATCAACGACTCAGGGATAGACGCGACGCATGCCGATCTGCATTACCCCGAGCACGTCATTCAAAACGTGCAGATCATCACCGACGAGCAGTTCAACAACACGCTGGTCGCCACGCCGGAGCTTAATGGCTTCACCCCGCTGCTCGTCGTCGAAGGCGTTCCCGACACCGACACACACGTCGGCCACGGCACGCACTGCGCCGGCATCGTCGGCGCCAGCGGCCAGCAATCGGGCGGGCGTTACGCAGGCGTAGCGCCGGGTGCCAAGCTGATTGGCGTCGGCTCGGGCGCCGGCCTCTTCATCCTGAACGCGCTCGGCGGCTTCGAGTGGTCCATCACCAACCAGTTCACCAACAATTACAACATCCGCGTCATCTCGAACTCGTGGGGCGGCGGCGGCGCTTTCGATCCCGACGACCCGATCAATGTCGCGAGCAAGCTGGCGCATGACCTGAACATCATCGTCTGTTTCGCCGCCGGCAACGCCGGGCCCGGCTGGGACACTATGAATCCTTACGCCAAAGCGCCGTGGGTGATCGGCGTCGGCGCGGGCACCAAGGAAGGCGGCCTGGCGGGCTTCTCGTCGCGCGGCACGCCCAAAGAGCAGCGGCTGGCTGACAGCGACCCGAACAACGATTACGACGCGCCGAGCCTGGTCGCTCCCGGCACCGGTCGCGAGTTCGATGCGAACGCCAATAAATTCTCAGCCGCGGTCATCTCGACGCGCGCGCTCAGCAACGTCGTAGCGAATGGCACGACCGATGACACCGAAATCCCAATCAACTACGTGCCTTTCTACACGCAGATCAGCGGCACTTCGATGGCGACGCCGTTTGTCGCGGGCGTAGCGGCGCTGATGCTCGACGCCGACCCGACGCTCTCGCCCGACGACATCAAGCAGATCATGCAAAAGACCGCCACGCGCATGCCGGGCTATGACGAGTTCGAAGTCGGCTCCGGCTACATCAACGCCTATGCGGCGGTCGACACCGTCTTTAACCGCTCGAAGAACTATGGCAGCTTCGTCGTGCCGCCGTTCAACGCGCAGCTCACGACGACGTGGCTCAATCCCGGCAACCCTGAGACGTTTGCGATTGACCCGTTCCTGCCGCAAGTCCCCGGGCCGACCAGCGCCAACACCTATCACTTCACAGTGGAGCCGGGTTTAGGGCTGTTGAGCGTGACGATTAATTTTGGCAACTCGGCGGCAACCGATCAGACGGGCAATTCGCTCGGCCTGGTTCTCTACCCGCCGGGCTGCAACGACCTCGATTGCGGTTACAGCAGCGGCTTGACTCTGCCTGTGCTCGATTC from Blastocatellia bacterium encodes:
- a CDS encoding YdeI/OmpD-associated family protein, whose product is MAKRFRAELIQDDNTTATAITIPFDVQKVFGARGRVPVRGTINGYAYRSSIFTMGGETFMVVNKQMRAGAGVNAGDVVSVVMERDDEPRTIEPPADLARVLKANREAKAGWDKLSYTHRKEIALAIEDAKKPETRARRIDKAIAELTAKAQAKR
- a CDS encoding S8 family serine peptidase, which translates into the protein MLATLRHTIFAICLICTLTIMASAARLSPALAARLQNTPDTASVGVVIVAFNTNSGLGAAHLNALRAVGITKGITYQHLGMAAVLATAGQVKALAANSAVRSIWANTRLHYLDNETSMLTGVNKIRTDTTFTRINGGLPIAGQGNFSVVINDSGIDATHADLHYPEHVIQNVQIITDEQFNNTLVATPELNGFTPLLVVEGVPDTDTHVGHGTHCAGIVGASGQQSGGRYAGVAPGAKLIGVGSGAGLFILNALGGFEWSITNQFTNNYNIRVISNSWGGGGAFDPDDPINVASKLAHDLNIIVCFAAGNAGPGWDTMNPYAKAPWVIGVGAGTKEGGLAGFSSRGTPKEQRLADSDPNNDYDAPSLVAPGTGREFDANANKFSAAVISTRALSNVVANGTTDDTEIPINYVPFYTQISGTSMATPFVAGVAALMLDADPTLSPDDIKQIMQKTATRMPGYDEFEVGSGYINAYAAVDTVFNRSKNYGSFVVPPFNAQLTTTWLNPGNPETFAIDPFLPQVPGPTSANTYHFTVEPGLGLLSVTINFGNSAATDQTGNSLGLVLYPPGCNDLDCGYSSGLTLPVLDSPYRQVVVKFPVAGEWIAEVRGLRGTTVADQCACSPAGLAVPERVDGKIERATVTLQTVADIAGHAAEQQIRNALLNRQMDLFADGSFRPDASVTRDDFARHLMLNTPLRQSLGATAKFTDVTADLAPIAEAVTASGSTLRDWNFTPAGMMSASGSTFNPTGTITRLDLAVALVRALGQDAQAKALAGTPVTANYNGQTIAVDDNGSIAPALRGYVQIALNDGILQASFSLTQGPFDLAPVLHAQVKPADPVTRAWMAYALDHYRQHFVAGN